A genomic window from Cucumis melo cultivar AY chromosome 8, USDA_Cmelo_AY_1.0, whole genome shotgun sequence includes:
- the LOC103485180 gene encoding pentatricopeptide repeat-containing protein At2g17670 — MGKLSPSFRSILSTSVIHKPTLSPAAPPLSSKKPTPKPSRKTPSGQSSGHPVKPKLPTVFKSASLADAKKLYSSFISTSKAPFNLRVHNSLLQSYASIATLNDSISFLRHMSKVQPSFSPDQSTFHILLSTSENRPDSSLASVRKILNFMVTNGFNPDKVTADLAVRSLCSVGLVDEAVELVKELSLKHTPLDIYTYNHLVKQLCKSRALSTVYNFIVEMRSSCGAKPDLVTYTILIDNVCNSNNLREAMRLVSLLYKEGFKPDCFVYNTIMKGYCMVGRGAEAIGVYKKMKEVGLEPDLVTFNTLIFGLSKSGRVKEAIDFLDSMAEMGHFPDTVTYTSLMNGMCREGNALGALSLLKEMEAKGCNPNSFTYNTLLHGLSKSRLLDRGIELYGLMKSSDMKLESASYSTFVRALCRSGRIAEAYEVFDYAVESKSLTDVSAYLSLESTLKSLKNAREQAHAV; from the coding sequence ATGGGAAAATTATCGCCATCATTTCGTTCAATTCTCTCCACCTCCGTCATTCACAAACCGACCCTTTCTCCGGCGGCGCCTCCGCTCTCATCCAAGAAACCAACCCCAAAACCATCCCGGAAAACCCCATCGGGTCAGAGCTCCGGCCACCCCGTAAAGCCTAAACTCCCAACGGTGTTCAAATCGGCTAGTCTCGCCGACGCCAAGAAGCTCTACTCCTCCTTCATCTCTACTTCAAAAGCCCCTTTCAACCTTCGAGTTCATAATTCCCTCCTTCAGTCTTACGCTTCAATAGCTACACTTAATGATTCCATCTCTTTCCTCCGCCATATGTCCAAAGTCCAACCTTCCTTCTCGCCCGATCAATCGACTTTCCATATCTTACTCTCTACCTCGGAGAATCGTCCCGATTCCTCTCTCGCCTCGGTTCGGAAAATTCTCAATTTCATGGTTACCAATGGCTTCAATCCTGACAAGGTAACCGCTGATCTTGCTGTGCGTTCGCTTTGTTCGGTAGGTCTCGTTGATGAAGCTGTAGAGTTAGTTAAGGAATTATCGCTAAAACACACGCCTCTTgatatttatacatataatcATCTCGTTAAGCAACTTTGCAAGTCCAGAGCTCTGTCTACGGTTTATAATTTTATAGTTGAAATGCGTAGTAGCTGTGGTGCGAAGCCCGATCTTGTTACTTATACGATCTTGATAGATAATGTGTGTAATAGCAATAATCTACGTGAGGCTATGCGGTTGGTAAGTCTGTTGTATAAGGAGGGTTTTAAGCCGGATTGCTTTGTTTATAACACAATTATGAAAGGTTATTGTATGGTTGGCAGGGGCGCCGAGGCAATTGGAGTCTATAAGAAAATGAAGGAGGTGGGATTGGAGCCCGATCTTGTAACTTTTAATACATTGATTTTTGGCTTATCGAAGTCGGGGCGGGTTAAGGAAGCCATAGACTTTTTGGACAGTATGGCAGAGATGGGTCATTTCCCTGACACAGTTACTTACACTTCATTGATGAATGGAATGTGTCGTGAGGGTAATGCTTTAGGAGCATTGTCATTGCTTAAGGAGATGGAGGCAAAGGGGTGTAACCCCAATTCCTTCACGTATAATACGTTACTCCATGGGTTGTCAAAGTCTAGGCTTTTGGATAGAGGGATTGAATTGTATGGTTTGATGAAGTCTAGTGATATGAAGCTTGAATCAGCTTCTTATTCTACTTTTGTGAGGGCGCTATGCAGGAGTGGTAGAATTGCTGAAGCATATGAAGTGTTTGATTATGCAGTTGAGAGTAAAAGTCTGACTGATGTTTCTGCATATTTGTCGTTAGAGAGTACGTTGAAGTCTCTGAAGAATGCGAGGGAGCAAGCCCATGCTGTATAA
- the LOC103485181 gene encoding endochitinase-like precursor (The RefSeq protein has 5 substitutions, 1 non-frameshifting indel compared to this genomic sequence) — translation MKTYSLIILSFAFLLGAASAEQCGRQANGALCPNNLCCSQFGFCGDTDDYCKNGCQSQCRGSSTPPPSGGRGVGSIISESLYNQMLKYSRDPRCPSNGFYTYNAFITAARSFPTFGTTGDATTRKREIAAFFGQTSHETTGGWSTAPDGPYAWGYWYIRERNQQTYCTPSQQWPCAPGQQYYGRGPIQLTHNYNYGPAGKAIGAPLLTNPDTATDPVTSFKTALWFWMTAQGNKPSCHNVITGNWQPSSADNAAGRVPGYGVITNIINGGLECGRGPDDRVKDRIGFYKRYCDMLGIGYGNNLDCYNQRSF, via the exons ATGAAGACATATTCACTTATAATCCTATCCTTTGCCTTTCTTTTGGGAGCTGCCTCGGCCGAGCAATGTGGGCGGCAGGCCAATGGAGCTCTATGCCCCAATAACCTCTGCTGCAGCCAGTTTGGGTTCTGCGGTGACACTGACGACTATTGTAAAAATGGTTGTCAGAGCCAGTGTCGTGGCTCTAGTACCCCTACGCCCTCCGGCGGCAGTGGTGTGGGAAGTATCATAAGCGAAAGCCTTTACAATCAAATGCTCAAATATAGTAGGGATCCTCGATGTCCTAGTAACGGATTCTATACCTATAATGCTTTTATTACTGCTGCGCGATCCTTCCCAACCTTTGGTACCACAGGAGATGCAACTACTCGTAAGAGGGAGATTGCAGCTTTTTTCGGTCAAACTTCTCACGAAACTACAG GAGGATGGTCCACTGCACCAGATGGCCCATATGCATGGGGATATTGTTTCATACGAGAGAGAAATCAACAAACATATTGCACACCTAGTCAACAATGGCCGTGTGCCCCTGGTCAACAATATTACGGTCGTGGACCAATCCAACTAACCCa CAACTACAACTATGGACCAGCAGGGAAAGCAATAGGAGCGCCGTTGCTAACCAACCCCGATACAGTGGCCACAGATCCAGTTACATCCTTCAAGACAGCCCTATGGTTTTGGATGACAGCGCAAGGAAATAAACCTTCTTGTCATAATGTTATTACCGGCAATTGGCAACCTTCGAGCGCTGACAATGCTGCAGGAAGAGTCCCTGGTTATGGTGTCATCACCAACATCATTAACGGTGGACTCGAGTGTGGACATGGCCCAGATGATAGAGTTAAAGACAGAATTGGATTTTACAAACGATACTGCGACATGCTGGGTATTGGTTATGGCAACAATTTAGATTGCTACAATCAAAGGTCTTTCTAA
- the LOC103485181 gene encoding endochitinase-like isoform X1, with product MKTYSLIILSFAFLLGAASAEQCGRQANGALCPNNLCCSQFGFCGDTDDYCKNGCQSQCRGSSTPTPSGGSGVGSIISESLYNQMLKYSRDPRCPSNGFYTYNAFITAARSFPTFGTTGDATTRKREIAAFFGQTSHETTGWSTAPDGPYAWGYCFIRERNQQTYCTPSQQWPCAPGQQYYGRGPIQLTHNYNYGPAGKAIGAPLLTNPDTVATDPVTSFKTALWFWMTAQGNKPSCHNVITGNWQPSSADNAAGRVPGYGVITNIINGGLECGHGPDDRVKDRIGFYKRYCDMLGIGYGNNLDCYNQRSF from the exons ATGAAGACATATTCACTTATAATCCTATCCTTTGCCTTTCTTTTGGGAGCTGCCTCGGCCGAGCAATGTGGGCGGCAGGCCAATGGAGCTCTATGCCCCAATAACCTCTGCTGCAGCCAGTTTGGGTTCTGCGGTGACACTGACGACTATTGTAAAAATGGTTGTCAGAGCCAGTGTCGTGGCTCTAGTACCCCTACGCCCTCCGGCGGCAGTGGTGTGGGAAGTATCATAAGCGAAAGCCTTTACAATCAAATGCTCAAATATAGTAGGGATCCTCGATGTCCTAGTAACGGATTCTATACCTATAATGCTTTTATTACTGCTGCGCGATCCTTCCCAACCTTTGGTACCACAGGAGATGCAACTACTCGTAAGAGGGAGATTGCAGCTTTTTTCGGTCAAACTTCTCACGAAACTACAG GATGGTCCACTGCACCAGATGGCCCATATGCATGGGGATATTGTTTCATACGAGAGAGAAATCAACAAACATATTGCACACCTAGTCAACAATGGCCGTGTGCCCCTGGTCAACAATATTACGGTCGTGGACCAATCCAACTAACCCa CAACTACAACTATGGACCAGCAGGGAAAGCAATAGGAGCGCCGTTGCTAACCAACCCCGATACAGTGGCCACAGATCCAGTTACATCCTTCAAGACAGCCCTATGGTTTTGGATGACAGCGCAAGGAAATAAACCTTCTTGTCATAATGTTATTACCGGCAATTGGCAACCTTCGAGCGCTGACAATGCTGCAGGAAGAGTCCCTGGTTATGGTGTCATCACCAACATCATTAACGGTGGACTCGAGTGTGGACATGGCCCAGATGATAGAGTTAAAGACAGAATTGGATTTTACAAACGATACTGCGACATGCTGGGTATTGGTTATGGCAACAATTTAGATTGCTACAATCAAAGGTCTTTCTAA
- the LOC103485182 gene encoding chitinase 1-like, giving the protein MKSQLSCLIILAFAFLLGSTSAEQCGRQANGALCPNNLCCSQYGWCGDTDAYCKDGCQSQCRGSTSPTPPSTPSGSGVGSIITESLYKQMLKYSTDSRCPSNGFYTYNAFITAAQSFPGFGTTGDDATRKRELAAFFGQTSHETTGGWASAPDGPYAWGYCFIREINQDVYCTPSSQWPCVSGQKYYGRGPIQLTHNYNYGPAGNALSLNLLSNPDLVATNAIISFKAAIWFWMTPQGNKPSCHNVITGNWQPSSADSAAGRVPGYGVLTNIINGGLECGHGPDSRVEDRIGFYKRYCDILGIGYGSNLDCYNQQSF; this is encoded by the exons ATGAAGTCCCAGCTGAGCTGCCTTATAATCTTAGCCTTTGCATTTCTTTTAGGATCTACCTCAGCGGAGCAATGCGGGCGGCAGGCCAATGGAGCTCTATGCCCCAACAACCTCTGCTGTAGCCAATACGGTTGGTGCGGCGACACTGACGCCTATTGTAAAGACGGTTGCCAAAGCCAATGCCGGGGCTCGACTAGTCCTACACCACCCTCTACACCCTCCGGTAGTGGTGTAGGAAGTATCATTACCGAAAGCCTATACAAACAAATGCTCAAATATAGTACGGATTCTAGATGTCCGAGTAATGGATTCTATACCTACAATGCTTTCATTACTGCTGCTCAATCCTTTCCTGGCTTTGGTACCACGGGAGACGACGCTACTCGTAAGAGAGAGCTTGCAGCTTTTTTCGGTCAAACTTCTCATGAGACTACTG GAGGATGGGCTTCTGCACCGGATGGTCCATATGCATGGGGATATTGTTTCATAAGGGAGATAAATCAAGATGTGTATTGCACACCTAGCAGCCAATGGCCATGTGTTTCTGGTCAGAAATATTATGGTCGTGGACCAATCCAACTAACTCA CAACTACAACTACGGGCCAGCAGGAAATGCACTAAGTTTGAATTTGCTAAGCAACCCTGATTTGGTAGCCACAAATGCTATTATATCATTCAAAGCAGCCATTTGGTTTTGGATGACACCGCAAGGAAACAAACCATCATGTCACAATGTTATTACCGGCAATTGGCAACCTTCTAGCGCTGACAGTGCCGCCGGAAGAGTCCCTGGCTATGGTGTCCTCACCAACATCATCAATGGTGGACTCGAATGTGGGCATGGCCCCGACTCTAGAGTTGAAGATCGAATTGGATTTTACAAACGATACTGCGACATATTGGGTATTGGTTATGGCAGTAACTTGGATTGCTACAATCAACAGTCTTTCTAA
- the LOC103485363 gene encoding endochitinase-like, whose translation MKILLLICLLFSLLWGRGVPSTTPSPNEGDDVGNLITPTMFNEMFKHQKDPECESQGFYSYQAFITAARYFSRFGFATTGKPSVRKREVAAFLAQTSHQTTGGWVAVPDGPTFWGYCRIKETTNDSYCDPKWPCAPAQKYYGRGPMQLQYNFNYMKAGKALGLDLLKNPDLLATDPVVSFKTAIWYWMTSRGLNIPSCHDVIIGKWRPTKADIAARRLPGFGVITNIINGGEECGHDADTSVLDRFEFFMRYCKMMGIKTGKHIDCFFQQPFTRM comes from the exons ATGAAGATACTGCTATTAATTTGCTTACTCTTTAGTTTGTTATGGGGACGGGGAGTGCCTTCAACAACTCCTTCCCCTAATGAAGGAGACGATGTGGGAAACCTCATTACCCCCACAATGTTCAATGAAATGTTCAAGCATCAAAAGGATCCTGAGTGTGAAAGCCAAGGGTTCTATAGTTACCAAGCTTTTATTACAGCTGCTCGTTATTTCAGTCGCTTTGGGTTTGCCACGACCGGAAAACCTTCCGTTCGAAAGAGGGAGGTAGCCGCTTTCCTCGCCCAAACTTCTCACCAAACCACCG GTGGATGGGTTGCTGTACCGGATGGTCCAACTTTCTGGGGATATTGCCGTATAAAAGAAACAACAAATGATTCATATTGCGATCCAAAATGGCCTTGTGCTCCTGCTCAAAAATACTACGGTCGTGGACCCATGCAACTCCAATA CAACTTCAACTATATGAAAGCTGGTAAAGCATTAGGATTGGATTTGTTGAAGAATCCAGATTTGTTAGCTACAGACCCAGTTGTGTCATTCAAAACAGCCATTTGGTATTGGATGACATCGCGAGGCCTAAACATACCATCGTGTCACGATGTTATCATCGGCAAATGGCGTCCCACAAAAGCGGACATAGCTGCTCGAAGACTCCCGGGTTTTGGTGTCATTACGAACATAATCAACGGCGGAGAAGAATGTGGACATGATGCTGATACATCTGTTCTTGACAGATTTGAATTTTTCATGCGTTACTGCAAGATGATGGGTATCAAAACAGGAAAACACATCGATTGCTTTTTTCAACAACCTTTTACCCGAATGTAA
- the LOC103485183 gene encoding endochitinase-like, which produces MKLYSLLSLLFLGVLWRSEGVASSSNDDVGRLINVTTFNAMFKYQKDPQCPSQGFYSYQAFLTAARSFGKLGFATTGKLATRKRELLAFLAQTSHQTTGGWLTAPEGPLFWGYCHIRESTEDSYCKADPKWPCAKGQKYYGRGPMQLKGNQNYGQAGKALGLDLLKNPDLVAKDPVVSFKTAIWFWMTAQGIKPSCHDVMVGKWKPTEADKAAKRVPGYGVVSNIIGGSECGSGANTDVADRFGFYVRYCKMLGANPGKHLDCFFQQPFTRM; this is translated from the exons ATGAAGCTTTATTCATTATTAAGTTTGTTGTTTTTGGGTGTGTTATGGAGATCAGAGGGTGTAGCTTCAAGTTCAAATGACGATGTAGGAAGGCTCATTAACGTCACAACATTCAATGCAATGTTCAAATATCAAAAGGATCCACAATGTCCAAGCCAAGGGTTCTATAGTTACCAAGCTTTTTTAACTGCGGCTCGTTCCTTTGGTAAGTTAGGGTTCGCCACCACCGGAAAACTTGCTACTCGAAAGAGGGAGTTGCTCGCTTTCCTCGCTCAAACTTCTCATCAAACCACCG GAGGATGGCTAACTGCACCAGAAGGTCCACTTTTTTGGGGATATTGCCACATAAGAGAAAGCACTGAAGATTCCTATTGCAAAGCTGATCCTAAATGGCCTTGTGCTAAAGGCCAAAAATATTATGGTCGTGGACCAATGCAACTCAAAGG AAATCAGAACTATGGCCAAGCTGGGAAAGCGTTGGGATTGGATTTGCTGAAGAACCCAGATTTAGTAGCTAAAGACCCAGTTGTATCGTTCAAGACAGCGATTTGGTTTTGGATGACAGCACAGGGAATCAAACCATCGTGTCATGATGTTATGGTGGGGAAATGGAAACCCACGGAAGCTGACAAAGCTGCTAAGAGAGTCCCTGGTTACGGTGTTGTGAGCAATATCATTGGTGGAAGTGAATGTGGGAGTGGTGCTAATACTGATGTTGCTGATAGATTTGGATTTTACGTAAGGTACTGCAAGATGTTGGGAGCCAATCCAGGAAAACACTTGGATTGCTTTTTTCAACAACCTTTCACTCGAATGTAA